Sequence from the Streptomyces mobaraensis NBRC 13819 = DSM 40847 genome:
GGGCGCGGCGTGCCGCCAGCCGCGGGCGTAGCACCACGTGCCGACGTCCCGCTTGCCGACGGACGGTGCGGCCGCCGCCGGCCGGGGGGTCTGCCGGGCGAGCAGCAGGGCCGCGTCCTGGGGGCCGTCGGGCGGCACGATCACATCGGCCGTGGCGAAGTCCTCGCCGGCCAGGAGGGCGCGCCAGCCGGCGGCGTCGAGCAGCGGGCCGTGGGTGCGCCGGTCGGTGTGGTGCCACCAGCCGTCCGTCAGGCCCCAGATCATCGTCAGCCAGGGGTCGTCGGCGGTGGTCTCGATCAGCGCGAGGGTGCCGTCCGGTGCCATCAGGGAGCGCAGATGGCCGAGCGTGGTGCGCAGGTCGGGGGTGGCGTGGACCACGTCGAGGCCGCAGACGACGTCGAACCGCTCGCCGGCGAAGCCCTGTTCGCCTGGGTCGCGGGCGATGTCGAGGACGCGTGCGCGGACGAAGTCCAGGCCGCGCCGGGCGGCCTCCCGGCCGAGTGCGGTCACGAAGTGCCGGGAGATGTCGGTGGCGTGGTAATCGAGCCGGCCGGGGGCCCGGGTGACCAGGGCCTGGGTGAGGCTGCCCGCGCCCGCTCCGGCCTCCAGGACGCGCAGCGGGCGGCCGGGTTCGCGGCCGGCCGCGAGCCGGTCGAGCAGGGAGCCGGCCAGCCGGGTGAGGCGGCCGGTGGCGCGGTGGTCGGCGGTGCCCTCGCCCAGGGTGCGGCGCAGGAGGTCGCCGCTGCCGGCCGGATAGAGGACGTCCAGTGCGGCTCCGGGGGTGGACAGGGCGCGCGGATAGCCCTGGGCGCAGTGCCGGAGCAGGTCGACGAGCCCGGAGAAGGACGGGTGGGCCGCGGTGATCTCCGCGGCGATCGTCCCCGCGTCGTCCGCGGCCGGTGCGGAGGCGGCCAGGGTGCGCAGGTAGTCCAGGAAGCGGTGGAATCCGGGCAGGACCCCGCTCGCTTCGACGCCGGTGGCCAGGTAGTCGCGGGCCAGGGCGGCGCACAGCCGGTTCAGCCCCGTGCGCAGTCCGGGCCGCTGATCGACGGCGAGCGGCGGATCGCCGTCCGTCCGCAACTCCGCGCGCAGGGCGGTGGCGAGGTCCGTGGGTTCGGACTCGTCCGGCGCGTCGATCCAGTGCCGTACCCGTTGGAAGGGGTAGCCGGGCACGGTGGTGCGGCGGGGGCGCCCGGGGCGGTGGAACGCCGTCCAGTCGACGGCGCAGCCCGAGCGCCAGAGTGCGGCGACCGCGTGGGTCAGAGAAGCCGCCTCGTCGGGGGCGGCCAGGCAGCGGACGGTGCAAGGGGGCTCGCCGGGGCCCGCGGCGCGGCGGGCCAGGCCGGTCAGTCCGGCCCGCGGCCCGGTCTCGACCAGGGCGACGGGGCCGAGGTCCAGGCAGCGCCGCAGGCCGTCGGCGAAGCGGACGGGCCGGCGCAGGTGGGCGAGCCAGTACGCGGGGGTGGTGACCGCGGCGTCGGCCCAGTCGCCGGTGAGGGAGGACACGTACCGCAGCCGGGGCGGCCGCAGTCGGACGCCTTCCAGCACGCCCCGGAAGCCGTCCAGCAGCGGTTCGACGGCCGCCGAGTGGAAGGCGTGCGCGGTGGCCAGCTCGGCGGCCGGCACTCCGCGCCGCGCCAGCCGGGCGCGCAGCTCCGCCACCGGCTCCGGGGGCCCGCCGACGACGCAGCGGCCGGGGGCGTTGAAGGCGCTGAACTCCACCTCCGGGGGCAGCAGCGGGCGCAGGTCGTCCGCCGTGAGCGGGACCGCGAGCATGCGGCCGGGCGGCATGGTGTGCTGCGCTTCCGCCCGGGCCCGGACGAGCGTCAGCGCGTCCGGCAGGGACAGCACCCCGGCCAGCGTCGCCGCGACGTACTCGCCGAGGCTGTGCCCGAGCATCGCGGCCGGGCGCACACCCCAGTCCATCAGGGTGCGGGCGAGGGCGTACTCGACGGCGAAGAGGGCGGGTTGCGCGGCCCTGGTGTCGTCGGCCGGGGCCCCGAGCGCGGCGTGGAGGTCGGTGCCGAGCGGGGCGAGCCCTTCGGCACAGGCGTCGAAGTGGGCGCGGAACGCCGGCACGTCCGCGTACAGGCCGCGCCCGGTGTCCGGCGGGAGGGTGCCCTGCCCGGGGAAGAGGAACACGGCCTCCCTGCCGGGGAGCGCGGTCTCGCCGCGCGCGCCGCCCAGCAGGCGCGCGGCCTCGGGCAGGTCGTGGCACACGACGGCGGCGCGGTACGGGAAGGCCCGGCGCCCGGCCAGCGTGGCGGCGAGATCGGCGAGCCGGGTCCCCGGCTCCGGGGCCGACCACGCCGCCAGGTCCCGGACGGCCTCCGCCAGTGCTTCGCGGGTGCGGGCGGACACCACCAACGGCATGGGCACCCCGGCGGTCCGGTCCGTGCGGGGGGCGGCCGGCGGGGCCTGTTCCAGGATCACGTGGGCGTTGGTGCCCCCGATGCCGAAGGAGCTGACGCCGGCCCGGCGGGGGTGGTCCGCCTCCGGCCAGGCGAGGGTGTCGGCGGTGACGTAGAAGGGTGTGGTGGCGAAGTCGATGGCGGGGTTGGGCGAACGGTAGTGCGGGGTGCCGGGGATGACGCCCTCGCGGACCGCCAGCACGGCCTTGATCAGCCCGGTGACGCCCGCCGCCGCGTCCAGGTGGCCCACGTTGGCCTTCACCGAGCCCAGCGCGCAGAAGCCGCTGCGGTCCGTGTGGGCGCGGAACGCCCGGGTGAGCGCGGCCACTTCGACGGGATCGCCCAGCCGGGTGCCGGTGCCGTGCGCCTCCAGGACGCCGACGGTCGCGGCGGAGATCCCGGCCACCGCCAGGGCCTCGGCGACGACGGCGCTCTGGCCGGTGACGCCGGGCGCCGTGTAACCGACCTTGTCGGCGCCGTCGTTGTTCACCGCCGAGCCGAGGATCACCGCGTGGACGCGGTCCCCGTCGCGCACGGCGTCGGCGAGCCGCTTGAGCAGGACGAGGCCCACGCCGCTGCCGCCCACCGTGCCCGCCGCGCCGGCGTCGAAGGGGGCGCAGCGCCCGTCGGGTGAGTAGATGCCGTCGTCGGCGTGCACGTACCCCTGGCCCTGCGGCACTTGGAGCGAGACCCCGCCGGCCAGCGCCATGTCGCATTCCTCGGTGAGCAGGCTCTGGCAGGCCAGGTGCACCGCGACGAGGGAGGACGAGCAGGCCGAGCCGACGGCGTAACTCGGCCCGGTGAGGCCCAGTTTGTGGGACACGGTGGTGGCCAGGAAGTCCTTGTCGTTGTGGATCAGCAGCGGGAAGCCGCCGAGCAGGCGCTGTGCCGCGCCGCCGGGCAGGACGTTGCGGATCAGGTACGAGCTGAGGCTCGCGGAGAGGAACACCCCGACCGCGGTGCCCGTCGCCGCCGGGTCGTAGCCGGCGGTGTCGAAGACGTGCCACGCCTCCTCCAGGCAGAGCCGGTGCTGCGGGTCCATGACTTCGGCCTCGCGCGGCGAGCAGCCGAAGAACTCGGCGTCGAAGAGGGAGACGTCGCCGAGGACGCCTTCCGCGCCGACGAACCGCGGGTGGCGCACCAGTTCGGGGTCGCGGCCCCGGGCGAGGCGTTCGTCGGCGGTGAAGTGGCTGATGGCGTCCTCGCGGTCGAGCAGGTTCGTCCAGAGGCGGTCCACCCGGTCCGCTCCGGGGAAGCGTCCGCCCAGCGAGATCACGGCGATCCCGTCGGCCGCGTCAGTCGTGTCAGCCGCGTCGAGCCCGTCGCCCGCGTCGGCATGGCTCATCGTCCGCCGCCTTTCCTGCGGCGCGCGGCCACCGCGGCGCGGCGCCGGCCGGCCCGGAGGGCCGCGTCGCCGACGGCCGTCTCGCGCGCGTCCTCCTGCCCGTCCACGAACGCGGCGAGCGCGGCGACGGTCGGCAGCCGGAAGACGTCGGCGAGCCGGAGGCCGGGATGGACGGACGCGACCAGCCGGTGGTGAAGGCGCAGCAGCGACAGGGAGGTGCCGCCCGCGTCGAAGAACCCCTGGTGGATCCCGATCCGTTCGGCTCCGAGCACCTCGCGCCAGATCGCGGCGACCGCCTTCTCGACGCGGGTGCGGGGCGGGGCGTACGCGCCGTGGTCCGGCCGGTGTCCGCGCGCCCGCCGGGCGAGGGCGGCCCGGTCGGTCTTCCCGTTGGCGGTCAGCGGCAGGGCGTCGCACACCACCAGCGCGGCGGGCACGAGGGCGGCGGGCAGGCGCGAACGCAGCGCGGCGAGGGTGCGTTCGGGGTCGACGCGGGCGCCGGGCGAAGGGGTGACGAAGCCGACGAGGCGGTGGTTCTCCGCGGTGGTCCCGGCGAGCACGACGGCGGCCGCGGCGACCGGCGCGCACTGGCGGAGGGCGGCTTCCACCTCGCCCGGTTCGATGCGCACCCCGCGGAGTTTGATCTGCTCGTCCTTGCGGCCGAGGAACACGAACCGGCCGTCGGGGCGGCGTACGGCCAGGTCCCCGGTGCGGTAGAGCCGGGAGCCGGGCGGTCCCGTCGGGTCGGGCCGGAAGGCGTCGGCGGTCGGTCCCGGCCGGCCGAGGTAGCCGCGGGCCGGGGCCGTACCGCCGATGAGGAGTTCACCGACGACCGCGCCGGGGAGGGGGCGCTGCAGGTCGTCGGCGGTCCACACGCGGGCCGCGCCGAGCGCCCGGCCGATGGCCGGCGCCCCGGTGCCGCCCGCGGGCACGAGGGCCGCGGTGGCGTAGGTGGTGGCCTCCGTGGGGCCGTAGAGGTTGCGGACGGCGGCCTTCGGCAGGCGGGCGTGCAGCCGGGCGGCCAGCTCCGCGGTCAGGGGCTCGCCCGCCAGGTTGACGGCCGTCAGACCGTCCGGCAGGCCGTCGGCGTCCAGCAGGGCGGCGGCCGCGGAGGGCACGGTGTTCAGGAGCGTGGCCGCGGGCGCCCAGGGCAGGGCGGGCACGTGCAGGGCGCTGTCGGCGAGGACGACGGTGCCGCCGTGGGCCAGGGGGGCGAACAGCTCGAAGACCGACAGGTCGAAGCCGGCGGAGGTGGTGGCCAGGACGGCGGCCAGCTCCCCGCCGTCGAAGGCGCGGCCCGCCCAGCGCAGGAACGCCGCGGCGCTGTCGTGCTGGAGGGCCACGGCCTTGGGCCGGCCCGTCGAGCCGGACGTGTAGAGGAGGTAGGCGAGGCTGGTGGGCAGGTCGGGGCCGGCGTGGTCGGCGTCGTCCCCGGGCCGGGCCGGCGGTGGCGGTCCGTCCACGTGGTGCACGGGGGTGCCGGCCGGGGCCGGCGGGGTGCCGAGCGCGGTCTCGGTGAGCAGCAGCGCGGCCCGGGCGTCGTCGAGCATCAGCCGTACCCGCTCGGCGGGCAGCGCCGGGTCGACGGGCAGGTAGGCGGCGCCGGCCTTGAGGACGGCGAGGAGCGAGACGAGGAGTTCCGGGCCGCGTTCCAGCCGGACGCCGACCACGTCCTCGGTGCCGATGCCCGCGCGGCGCAGCCAGGCGGCACGCCGGTTGGCGCGGCCGTTCAGCTCCCGGTAGCTGAGGTGACGCGTGCCGCCGACGACCGCCAGGGCGTCGGGCCGGCGGGCGGCGGACTCCTCGACCAGCCGGTGCAGGGGGCGGTAGGGGGCCTCCGGCGCGGTGCGGGGGGCCGTGGTGTCGGTGAGCCGGCGCCGCTCCTCGTCGGTGAGCAGCGGCAGGCGGCTCAGCGGTGTGTCCGGCGCGCGGACCCCGGCGGCCAGCAGGACGCCGAAGTGGCGGGCGAAGGCGGCGAGTTCGGCCGGTTCCCCGTGTCCGTGCTCCGCCTCGACGATCAGCCGGAGCCCGTCGGGCGTCTCGGTGGCGGTGACGGCGAGCTCGTACTTGGCGGCCGGGGCGGGGACGGGTACGACGCGGGCGCGGACGCCCGGTAACGCGGGTGGGGCCGGGGGGCGTTCGTGGGCGAAGAGGATCTGGAAGAGGGGGCTGACGTCCGGGTCCCGGTCGGCGCCCACCGCGTCGACGATGTCCTCGAACGGTGTGGTGCGGTGCTCCAGCGCGCCGAGCAGCGTCTCCCGGGTGCGGGCCAGGACCTCGCCGAAGCCGGGGTCGCCGTGCAGCCGGAGGCGCAGCGGCAGCAGGTTGAGCATCGGGCCGACGGTGGCGAGCCCTTCGGGGTCCTCGCGCAGTCCGACGGGTGAGCCGATCACCACGTCCGTCCGGCCGGTGTACCGGGCGACCAGGCAGGCGAGGGCCGCGAGCAGCAGCACGTAGCCGGTGACGGCGTGCTCGCGGCAGAAGTCCGCGGTCGGGGCCGGATCGTCGGTGCCGTAGTGGACGGTGGCGCGGGCGGGCGGTCCGGCGGGCCGGCCGGTGCCCCGGAAGACGGTCGTGCGGGGTGGCGCGCCGGACAGTTCGCGGCGCCAGAACTCCCGCCCGGCCTCGTCCTGTTCCGCCGCCCGCGTCCGGCACTGCCGTCCGTAGCCCGGCGCGGGTGTGCCGAGGGGGTCCGGGCGCCCGGCGAGGGCCGCTCCGTACGCCTCCTCCAGTTCGCGGCAGACCACGTGGAGCGAGCCGCCGTCGAAGACGATGTGGTGGACGGAGAGGACGAGCAGCGCGTGGCCGGGGGCGCGGCGCAGCAGGGTCCATTCCGCCAGGGGGCCGGTGTCGAGCCGGAACGGCCGGGCGGCGGCGCACCGTAGCGTCCGTGCGGTCTCGGCCTCGGCGGCGGCGGGGGTCAGGTGGGTGAGGTCCACGGTCCGCAGGGGCGCCGCCCGGTCGGTGACCCGTTGGCGGGGGGTCTCCCCCACCGACGGGAACACCGTGCGCAGCGCCTCGTGCCTGCGGCCGAGCCGCCGTACCACGTCCCGCAGCGCCGCCGGGCGCGGTGTGCCGGTGAGCTCGATGGCGGTGCAGATGTTGTAGGCGGGCACCTCGGGCGCGAGCCGGTGCAGGAACCACATGCTGCGCTGGGCCGGCGAGAGCGGGTGGGTGGTGTCGGCGGCCGGGGTCATTCGGCGGCACCTCCGGTGGCCGGGGCGGCCGCGGGGCCGGTGAGGCCGGTCCCGCCGCCCGCGAGGCGGGCCTTGTCGATCTCGTGGGCGAACTCCCGCAGGGAGGGCGCCTCGAAGAGGCGGCGGACGGAGACGCGGGTGCGGAACATCTTGTTGGCCGCGGCGGTGGCCTGCATCGCGCGCAGGGATTCGCCGCCGACGTCGAAGAAGCGGTCACCGGCCCCGATCCGGTCCAGTTTGAGGACGTCGGCCCAGATGGCGGCGAGCGCCCGCTCGGTGTCGGTGCCGGGCTCGACGTACTCCTGGTCCCGGGTGAGCTGGGCGTGGCTGGGGGCGGGGAGCGAGGCCCGGTCGACCTTGCCGGCGGCGGTCAGCGGTACCGCGTCGAGGACGATCACCGCGGTGGGCACCATGTAGCGGGGCAGCCGGTCGCGGACGTACCCCTGGATGTCGGCGGGTTCGGGCCGCCGGCCGGGGGCGGGGAGGACGTAGGCGACGAGCACCTGGTCGCCGGGGTGGTCGCCGCGTGCCATGACGATGGTCCGCTGGAGCTCCGGGTGGGTGTCGAGGACGGCCTCGATCTCGCCGAGCTCGACCCGGAAGCCGCGGATCTTGACCTGGTGGTCGGCGCGGCCGAGGAACTCCAGGTTGCCGTCGGGGAGGTAGCGGCCGAGGTCGCCGGTGGCGTAGGCGCGGCCGCCGGGAGCCGTGGCCTCGGGGTCGGGGCGGAAGGCGGCCGCGGTGTCCCGGGGGCGCCCGAGGTAGCCGCGGGCCACGCCGGCGCCGCCGATGGAGAGTTCGCCGGCGACGCCGAGGGGGACGGTGCGTCCGCGGTGGTCGCGGGGGTGCACCCAGGTGCCCGCGACCGGCCGGCCGATGGGGAGGTGGGGTCCGTCGTGCTCGTTCTCCTGGGACCAGACGGTGCTCCACACGGTGGTCTCGGTGGGGCCGTACTCGTTGTGGAAGGTGCTCCCGGGCAGCAGGTCCCGGCAGGCGGCGGCCAGTTCGGCCGGACAGGACTCGCCCGCGGCGATCACCGTGCGCAGGGAGGCGAGGTCGCCGGGGGCGGCCTGGTCCAGGACGGGCGCCAGCAGGGAGGGGATGGCGAGGGTGTGGGTGGGCCGTTGCCGGGCGATGGTCTCCACCAGCGCGGCGGGGTCGAGTTGCTGTCCCTCGCCGGGCAGGACGAGGGTGCCGCCCTGGGTCAGCGTCCAGAAGATGCCGGCGACCGAGCTGTCGAAGGCGAAGGAGGACAGCAGCAGGAACCGGCCGGGTCCGGCCGCGTAGTGGGCGCCGCGGGCGGCGAGGGAGGCCACGACGTTGCGGTGTTCGACGACGATGCCCTTGGGCTCTCCGGTGGATCCGGAGGTGTACATCACGTACGCGGCGTTGCGGGGCGTGGCGGTGGGCCCGGGGTCGTGCGTGGCGGTGCTGCCGTCGGCGGCGTCGGTGGGGAGCGCGCGGACGCCCGCGGGCAGCCGCCCTTCGAGGCCGGGCCGGTGGAGGACGGCGGCGGCCCCGCTCCCGGCGATGACGGCGGCGAGGCGCTCGTCGGGCTGGGCCGGGTCGAGCGGGACGTAGGCGGCGCCCGCCTTGAGGACCGCGAGGAGGCCGATGATCTGGGCGAGGGAGCATTCGGCCAGGACGCCGACGACGCTCTCCGGGCCGATGCCGAGCGAACGCAGGTGGTGGGCCAGCCGGTTGGCGCGGCGGTCGAGCTCGCCGTAGCTGAGCACGTCGGTGTCCAGCTGGACGGCCGGGGCGTCGGGGCGGTCCGCCGCCCGGTCCGCCACCAGGTCGTGCAGGCACCGGTCGGCCGCCGGCGCCTCGGGCCCGCGGGTGAGGACGGCCAGTGCGGCCCGGTCGCGGTCGGAGCGGAACTCGTGCCGGTCGTAGCGCCCGTCGGGGTCGGCGACCAGGGCCGCGAGGACGCGGGCGTAGCTGTCGCGGACGCTCTCCATGAGGGCGTCGGAGAACTGCAGGCTGTCGTACTCGATGCGGACCTCCAGCTCGCCGGTCTCCCGGTTCAGGCGGAAGATGCCACAGAAGGGGAAGGTGGACTCGCCGTAGAGCTCGTTGGCGACGTGGCCGACGCCGCGGTCGATCCAGCGGTCGAGCACGTGGAAGACGTGGTAGTTGGTGAAGAAGAACAGCGTCTCGGCCAGGGGTTCGTTGCCCTGGTGGCGCTTGAGTTCGGCCATCGGCAGCCGCCGGTACGGCATCGAGGCGCGCTCGGACTCCAGCGTGGCGGTGATCAGGTCGGCCCAGGTGCCGCCGGTCATCCGCACGCGGAGCGCGAGGCTGTTGACGAACAGCCCGATCGCGGTGCTGCCGTCGGCGGTCTCGGGGCGGCCGTTGGTGACGGTGTAGGTGAGGGTGTCCTCGTGGCCGCCGTAGAGGGACATCACCACCATGTGCGCGGCCAGGAGCACGGTCTTCAGCGGGACGGCGTGGGCGGCGGCGACCCGCTTGAGGCCGTCGGAGAGTTCGGTGGGGACGGGGACGGCGATGCGGGTGATGTCCCGGTCGCCCTTGTCGGCCCGGGGTCCGGTGCCGGGCCTGGGCAGCCGCATCAGGGTGGCGTCGGCGAGGTAGGAGTCCCAGAACTCGTAGTTGCGGCGGTCCGCGAGGGCCTCCAGCTCCAGGGCGACGGCGTCGCGCATGCCGGCGGTGGGTGGCTTGATCGCGATCGGCTCGTCGTAGATCACCGAGAAGTAGTGGCTGAACAGCTCGGTGATCATCAGGGCTTCGCTCCAGCCGTCCACGATCTCGTGGTGGAAGCCGTAGGTGAACTGGAAGACCTCGTCCTCCAGGCGCTGCGCCATGAAGCGGATCAGCGGGAACTCGTGCAGCTCGAAGCCGCGTTCCTTCTCCCGCTCGATCCACTCCTCGACGCGGGCGTCCTGCTCCTCGGCGCTCCTGCCGCGCAGGTCCTCGTAGTGCAGCGGATCGGCGAACTCGCGGTGCACCAGTTGCAGCGGGCGGCTGAAGCGGCTCATGTCGAAGGAGGTGCGCAGCATCGGGTGCCGCTCGACGAGCTGGCGCACGACCATCCGCAGCACGGCGAGGTCGAACGGGGCGCGCAGCCGCACGGACGCGATGGCGTGGTAGACGGCCGACTTCGCCGCGAAGTCGCGGTGGAAGATCATGCCTTCCTGGAGCAGGTTCAGCGGGAAGGCGTCCTCGACGTCGTCCGGCACCAGCGCCCGGTCCTCGGCGGAGATCAGCGCGAAGGGTTCGGTGACGGGCGTCCGCGGCAGGTCCTCGCGGGCGTCCAGGTGCGCGGCGCAGGCCCGGACGGTGGGGTGCCGGTGCAGGTCGGCCACGGTGACCTCGACCCCGCGGGCCTGGGCCCGGCTGGCGACCATGACGCTGCGGATGGAGTCGCCGCCCAGGACGAAGTAGTTGTCGTCGATGCCGACGCGCTCGACGCCCAGCACCTTCGCGACGGTGGCCGCGAGGATCTCCTCGGTGGCGGTGCGCGGCGCGACGTACGCCGCGCCGTCCCGGGCCCGGGCGTGCGGCTTGGGCAGCGCACCGCGGTCGATCTTGCCGTGGCCGGTGACGGGCAGGGCGTCGAGGGTGACGAGGACGGCCGGGACGAAGTGCTCGGGCAGCCGCTCCCGGCAGTACGCGATGAGCTCCTCGTGCGGGGGCGCCTGGGCACCGCGGGCCGGGACCACGTAGCCGGTCAGCGTCAGCTCGCCGGCGAGCGGCGACGAACGGCCGGGGTCCTCGTCCAGCCGGGCGACCACGACGGCCTGGCCGACGCCGGGGTGGGAGGCGAGGACGGCCTCGGTCTCGGCGGGCTCCACCCGGACGCCGCGGATCTTCACCTGCGCGTCGGTGCGCCCGAGGTACTCCAGGGTGCCGTCGGCGCGCCGGCGGGCCAGGTCGCCGGTGCGGTAGACCCGGCCGCCGTCCGGCGGGTAGTCGCTGGGGAGGAAGCGCTCGCCGGTGAGTTCCGGCCGCCCCAGGTAGCCGTCGGCGACACCGGCGCCGCCGATCCACAGCTCGCCGACGACGCCGTCGGGGACGGGCCGCCGCCGCTGGTCGAGCAGGTGGACGGTGGTGTTGGCGATCGGCCGGCCGATGGGCACCGGGCCGGTACGGGGCGTGGCGGCGTCGACGACGTGCGCGACGCTGCCGACGACCGTCTCGCTGGGCCCGTACTCGTTGACGACCCGCGTCCCGGAGGCCCGGAACGGCTCCAGGCTCTCCGCCCGCACCGCCTCCCCGCCGACGACGAGGGTGCGGACCGCGCCGCGCAGCTCGTCGGGGGTGAGCAGCTGGTTGACGACGTCGAGGTGGGTCGGGGTCAGCTTGACCAGGGTGAGGTCGCGCCGGGAGCGCAGCGCGGCGATCAGGCCGGTCACGCCGGCGGTCTCGGAGAGCATGACCACCTGCCCGCCGGCGAGCAGGGGGCCGAACAGGGTGGTGAGGGTGAGGTCGAAGCTGATGGAGGTGTGCACGAGGGTGCCGGTGCCCCCGTCGAGTCCGTAGGCGCCGGTGCACCAGGTGAGGTAGTTGGTGAGGCCCCGGTGCGGGACGCGTACGCCGTTGGGCTTCCCGGTGGTGCCGGAGGTGTAGACGACGTACGCGGGGGCGTCGGGGGTGGTGGCGATGCCGGTGGGGCCGGCGGGGTGTGCGGCGATGCGCCG
This genomic interval carries:
- a CDS encoding non-ribosomal peptide synthetase, with the translated sequence METANSGYRVSPQQRHLWAMLTRGRDGGRRAFTQSAVVVDRSLDAARLRAALATVVAAHEPLRTTFTGLAGRTAPVQVVHDPDEQPLSVVDLPPSCADGSGPELDELRLRERAALDPRGGPVFRAALARAGEDRAVLVLTAHALVADRLSLRLLAGQILAAYSGETVSPDGPPPLQYADFAAWHHDLLTAEDAAPDRAHWAAHTATAGTGPLPGVVRPGAAPGPWRAREWELPAELVAGIDGVAGKLSTDPATVLHAAFRIAVWRLAGERNLPVALTRDGRSHPELRTAIGAFERELPLVHEIRHETAFAEYARALDALVAEGEELLDHCDPELLGSLDGTAEGPCFTFTHHQADTPVRRAGITFTTVHQDSGTPIPVRLTARRDGARLHMELGYDEGRIDETFPENAAACLTRILEGVVSAPEGPVGDIRMLSDETARLLREAGLGPRVELPGKAVHELFAEQAARTPGAVAVSAGEDALTYAELDERSNRLAHHLTGLGVTPGRHVVVSVGRSAELLVGLLGVLKAGGAFVPVDVGFPRKRLEFVLRETAAPVLLCTADVRDRVGTRTLDDAGVTPVALDADRRRIAAHPAGPTGIATTPDAPAYVVYTSGTTGKPNGVRVPHRGLTNYLTWCTGAYGLDGGTGTLVHTSISFDLTLTTLFGPLLAGGQVVMLSETAGVTGLIAALRSRRDLTLVKLTPTHLDVVNQLLTPDELRGAVRTLVVGGEAVRAESLEPFRASGTRVVNEYGPSETVVGSVAHVVDAATPRTGPVPIGRPIANTTVHLLDQRRRPVPDGVVGELWIGGAGVADGYLGRPELTGERFLPSDYPPDGGRVYRTGDLARRRADGTLEYLGRTDAQVKIRGVRVEPAETEAVLASHPGVGQAVVVARLDEDPGRSSPLAGELTLTGYVVPARGAQAPPHEELIAYCRERLPEHFVPAVLVTLDALPVTGHGKIDRGALPKPHARARDGAAYVAPRTATEEILAATVAKVLGVERVGIDDNYFVLGGDSIRSVMVASRAQARGVEVTVADLHRHPTVRACAAHLDAREDLPRTPVTEPFALISAEDRALVPDDVEDAFPLNLLQEGMIFHRDFAAKSAVYHAIASVRLRAPFDLAVLRMVVRQLVERHPMLRTSFDMSRFSRPLQLVHREFADPLHYEDLRGRSAEEQDARVEEWIEREKERGFELHEFPLIRFMAQRLEDEVFQFTYGFHHEIVDGWSEALMITELFSHYFSVIYDEPIAIKPPTAGMRDAVALELEALADRRNYEFWDSYLADATLMRLPRPGTGPRADKGDRDITRIAVPVPTELSDGLKRVAAAHAVPLKTVLLAAHMVVMSLYGGHEDTLTYTVTNGRPETADGSTAIGLFVNSLALRVRMTGGTWADLITATLESERASMPYRRLPMAELKRHQGNEPLAETLFFFTNYHVFHVLDRWIDRGVGHVANELYGESTFPFCGIFRLNRETGELEVRIEYDSLQFSDALMESVRDSYARVLAALVADPDGRYDRHEFRSDRDRAALAVLTRGPEAPAADRCLHDLVADRAADRPDAPAVQLDTDVLSYGELDRRANRLAHHLRSLGIGPESVVGVLAECSLAQIIGLLAVLKAGAAYVPLDPAQPDERLAAVIAGSGAAAVLHRPGLEGRLPAGVRALPTDAADGSTATHDPGPTATPRNAAYVMYTSGSTGEPKGIVVEHRNVVASLAARGAHYAAGPGRFLLLSSFAFDSSVAGIFWTLTQGGTLVLPGEGQQLDPAALVETIARQRPTHTLAIPSLLAPVLDQAAPGDLASLRTVIAAGESCPAELAAACRDLLPGSTFHNEYGPTETTVWSTVWSQENEHDGPHLPIGRPVAGTWVHPRDHRGRTVPLGVAGELSIGGAGVARGYLGRPRDTAAAFRPDPEATAPGGRAYATGDLGRYLPDGNLEFLGRADHQVKIRGFRVELGEIEAVLDTHPELQRTIVMARGDHPGDQVLVAYVLPAPGRRPEPADIQGYVRDRLPRYMVPTAVIVLDAVPLTAAGKVDRASLPAPSHAQLTRDQEYVEPGTDTERALAAIWADVLKLDRIGAGDRFFDVGGESLRAMQATAAANKMFRTRVSVRRLFEAPSLREFAHEIDKARLAGGGTGLTGPAAAPATGGAAE